One Hordeum vulgare subsp. vulgare chromosome 4H, MorexV3_pseudomolecules_assembly, whole genome shotgun sequence DNA window includes the following coding sequences:
- the LOC123447389 gene encoding myb-related protein 340-like, with protein MAMDAMSSAVLQGGWRKGPWTALEDRLLTEYVQQQGEGSWNSVAKLTGLRRSGKSCRLRWVNYLRPDLKRGKITPDEESVILHLHAMLGNRWSAIARCLPGRTDNEIKNYWRTHFKKARPSRRARAQLLHQYQLQQQQQHRQYLHALHLLQQQQQQMQMQMEQESHHHQPQQRQVTMMMPQQSPQDADLQAVITVGNMNNNMETAECYCPCPAESAVLDLPLPAADEDALWDSLWRLVDGEDGSSGGDSGEC; from the exons ATGGCCATGGACGCGATGAGCAGCGCGGTGCTGCAGGGAGGCTGGAGGAAGGGCCCCTGGACGGCGCTGGAGGACCGGCTGCTGACGGAGTACGTGCAGCAGCAGGGCGAGGGCAGCTGGAACTCCGTCGCCAAGCTCACCGGGCTGCGGCGGAGCGGCAAGAGCTGCCGGCTGCGCTGGGTCAACTACCTCCGGCCGGACCTGAAGCGGGGCAAGATCACCCCCGACGAGGAGTCCGTCATCCTCCACCTCCACGCCATGCTCGGCAACAG GTGGTCGGCGATCGCGCGGTGCTTGCCGGGGAGGACGGACAACGAGATCAAGAACTACTGGCGGACGCACTTCAAGAAGGCGCGGCCGTCCAGGCGGGCCAGGGCGCAGCTGCTGCACCAGTACCAgctccagcagcagcagcagcaccgccAGTACCTCCACGCCCTGCACCTcctccagcagcagcagcagcagatgcaGATGCAGATGGAACAGGAGAGCCACCACCACCAGCCGCAGCAGCGGCAGGTGACGATGATGATGCCGCAGCAGAGCCCGCAGGACGCCGACCTGCAGGCCGTGATCACCGTcggcaacatgaacaacaacatggAGACTGCAGAGTGCTACTGCCCGTGCCCGGCGGAGTCGGCGGTGCTCGACCTCCCGCTCCCGGCCGCCGACGAGGACGCGCTGTGGGACAGCCTATGGCGGCTCGTCGACGGGGAGGACGGCTCCAGCGGAGGCGACTCAGGCGAGTGCTAG
- the LOC123449860 gene encoding E3 ubiquitin-protein ligase WAV3-like, with translation MAAAWDWAKRALATKLCIRVPDRQRAIEDAPQPPPPPHPPSASAVEAGPVTGEEEEKARSPSVSSRRLSSSGSRSSKRVCAICLGSMRTGHGQALFTAECSHKFHFHCITSNVRHGNRICPICRADWKELPFQVTQLADGTHGRARVSPVNWPQDDGHMAVIRRLSNSYSGNLLEQLPVFRTPEADIFNDDEHIDVHSETAEENNEVTGSVEIKTYAEVQAIQQSVTQKVFSILIHLKAPKSLESVSSRAPLDLVTVLDVSGSMKGAKLALLKKAMCFVIQTLGPNDRLSVIAFSSTARRLFPLRQMNVNGRMQAIQAVNSLVDGGGTNISDGLKKGAKVIEHRRLKNPVCSIILLSDGQDTYSVPTFDDELQTNHSALVPPSILPGTGNHVQIHTFGFGMDHDSAAMHAIAETSSGTFSFIDAEGSIQNGFAQCIGGLLSVVVKEMRLDIGCVDDGVLLTSIKSGGYASEVAVDGRNGSVDIGDLYADEERGFLITLHVPAAQGQQTVLIKPSCTYQDAVTTEIIQVHGEEVGVERPAHYVDCKMSPEVARESHRVQAMEDMSAARAAADGGDFAQAVSILEGRTRILESQAAQSEDSQCLALITELREMQERVESRRRYDESGRAFMLAGLSSHSWQRATARGDSTELNTQIHTYQTPSMVDMLHRSQALVPALVEMLNRSPTVAPSRGSGRSVRSTKSFSERLA, from the exons ATGGCGGCGGCGTGGGACTGGGCCAAGCGCGCGCTCGCCACCAAGCTCTGCATCCGCGTGCCCGACCGCCAGAGGGCCATCGAGGACGCCCCgcagccgccaccgccaccgcatcCACCGTCGGCGTCCGCGGTGGAGGCGGGCCCCGtgacgggggaggaggaggagaaggcgaggTCGCCGTCCGTGTCCTCGCGCCGGCTCTCCAGCTCCGGGAGCCGGAGCTCCAAG AGGGTATGCGCCATCTGCCTTGGTAGTATGAGGACAGGGCACGGACAGGCCCTGTTTACTGCTGAATGCTCCCATAAGTTCCATTTTCACTGTATCACTTCAAATGTTAGGCATGGCAACCGTATCTGTCCAATATGCCGTGCCGACTGGAAAGAACTGCCCTTCCAGGTAACTCAACTTGCAGATGGCACTCATGGGAGAGCTAGAGTAAGCCCGGTAAATTGGCCCCAAGACGACGGACACATGGCTGTCATCCGCAGGCTCTCGAACTCGTACAGCGGAAATCTGCTGGAGCAGTTGCCTGTCTTCCGTACTCCCGAGGCAGACATTTTCAATGATGATGAGCACATAGATGTTCACTCTGAAACTGCagaggagaacaatgaagttaCTGGTTCGGTTGAAATCAAGACATATGCAGAAGTTCAAGCCATACAGCAATCAGTGACCCAGAAGGTCTTTTCTATCTTGATTCATCTCAAGGCTCCAAAGTCCTTGGAGTCCGTGAGCTCCCGTGCACCTCTTGACCTTGTGACCGTGCTTGATGTCAGTGGCAGCATGAAAGGGGCCAAGCTTGCACTTCTCAAGAAGGCAATGTGCTTTGTCATCCAGACGCTTGGGCCCAATGACCGGCTGTCTGTCATCGCCTTCTCATCTACAGCACGGAGGCTCTTTCCCCTTCGCCAGATGAACGTCAACGGGCGAATGCAAGCCATTCAGGCTGTGAATTCCCTTGTTGATGGTGGTGGCACAAACATTTCCGACGGGCTAAAGAAGGGTGCTAAAGTCATTGAGCACCGCCGGCTGAAGAACCCTGTTTGCAGCATCATTCTTCTGTCGGATGGTCAAGACACATATTCAGTGCCAACCTTTGACGACGAGCTTCAGACAAACCACAGCGCCCTTGTTCCTCCCTCAATCCTGCCTGGAACAGGCAATCATGTGCAAATCCACACCTTTGGTTTCGGCATGGATCATGACTCGGCTGCGATGCATGCTATTGCCGAGACATCTAGCGGCACATTTTCATTTATCGatgctgaaggctcaattcagaaCGGATTTGCTCAGTGTATTGGTGGCCTCCTCAGCGTTGTGGTTAAGGAGATGCGGCTGGACATCGGGTGTGTAGACGATGGAGTGCTCCTCACCTCCATCAAGTCAGGCGGCTATGCAAGTGAAGTAGCCGTGGATGGACGTAACGGGTCAGTCGATATCGGCGACCTGTATGCAGATGAAGAGAGGGGGTTTCTGATCACCCTACACGTCCCAGCTGCACAAGGGCAGCAGACTGTGCTGATCAAACCAAGCTGTACATACCAGGACGCAGTTACAACAGAGATCATTCAGGTGCATGGTGAAGAAGTGGGTGTCGAGCGTCCTGCACACTATGTGGACTGCAAGATGTCTCCGGAAGTTGCGCGTGAGTCGCACCGAGTTCAAGCCATGGAGGACATGTCGGCTGCGCGGGCTGCAGCTGATGGAGGCGATTTCGCCCAGGCTGTGTCGATCCTTGAAGGCCGCACGAGGATCCTGGAATCACAGGCCGCACAATCTGAAGATAGCCAGTGCCTGGCGCTGATCACGGAGCTGAGGGAGATGCAGGAGAGGGTGGAGAGCCGGCGGAGGTACGACGAGTCCGGCAGGGCCTTCATGCTGGCGGGCCTGAGCTCGCACTCATGGCAGAGGGCCACGGCGCGCGGCGACTCGACGGAGCTCAACACCCAAATCCACACCTACCAGACGCCGTCGATGGTCGACATGCTGCACCGCTCGCAAGCTCTCGTGCCGGCCCTCGTCGAAATGCTGAACCGCTCCCCGACCGTTGCTCCTTCGCGCGGCTCCGGCCGGTCGGTGAGGTCGACAAAGTCCTTCTCCGAGCGGCTGGCGTGA